The Streptomyces sp. P9-A4 genome contains a region encoding:
- a CDS encoding ABC transporter permease, producing MSTSTLTKEDAPQPVEEPVLRKPSTRKRLVPYWLLLPGIIWLVVFFALPLVYQASTSVQTGSLEQGFEVTWHFQTYWDAFQEYWPQLIRSLLYAGTATLLCLLLGYPLAYLIAFKAGRWRNLLLVLVIAPFFTSFLIRTLAWKTILADDSVVVEALNALHFLDVTGWLGWTEGDRVLATPMAVVCGLTYNFLPFMILPLYTSLERIDGRLHEAAQDLYASPATTFRKVTFPLSMPGVVSGTLLTFIPASGDYVNAELLGSTDTKMIGNVIQSQFLRVLDYPTASALSFILMAIVLIMVTVYIRRAGTEDLV from the coding sequence ATGAGCACCTCCACCCTGACGAAGGAGGACGCGCCGCAGCCGGTCGAGGAACCGGTTCTGCGCAAGCCCTCCACCCGTAAGCGGCTCGTCCCGTACTGGCTGCTGCTGCCCGGCATCATCTGGCTCGTCGTCTTCTTCGCGCTGCCGCTGGTCTACCAGGCCTCCACCTCGGTCCAGACCGGCTCCCTGGAGCAGGGCTTCGAGGTCACCTGGCACTTCCAGACCTACTGGGACGCCTTCCAGGAGTACTGGCCGCAGCTCATCCGCTCCCTGCTGTACGCCGGGACCGCGACCCTGCTCTGCCTGCTGCTCGGCTACCCGCTGGCGTACCTGATCGCGTTCAAGGCCGGTCGCTGGCGCAATCTGCTCCTGGTCCTGGTCATCGCGCCCTTCTTCACCAGCTTCCTCATCCGCACGCTCGCGTGGAAGACGATCCTGGCGGACGACAGCGTCGTGGTCGAGGCGCTCAACGCCCTCCACTTCCTGGACGTGACCGGCTGGCTCGGCTGGACCGAGGGCGACCGCGTCCTCGCCACGCCGATGGCGGTGGTCTGCGGTCTCACGTACAACTTCCTGCCCTTCATGATCCTGCCCCTCTACACCTCCCTGGAGCGGATCGACGGCCGGCTGCACGAGGCCGCGCAGGACCTGTACGCCTCCCCGGCCACCACCTTCCGCAAGGTGACCTTCCCGCTGTCGATGCCCGGCGTCGTCTCCGGCACCCTGCTCACCTTCATCCCGGCGAGCGGCGACTACGTCAACGCCGAACTGCTCGGCTCGACCGACACCAAGATGATCGGCAACGTCATCCAGTCGCAGTTCCTGCGGGTGCTCGACTACCCGACGGCCTCGGCTCTCTCCTTCATCCTCATGGCGATCGTGCTGATCATGGTCACCGTCTACATCCGCCGAGCGGGAACGGAGGACCTGGTCTGA
- a CDS encoding ABC transporter permease produces the protein MRWIRRNLVVIAGLLTLAYMILPNLVVMAFSFNKPKGRFNYSWQEFSLDAWKDPCGVADMCESLSLSLQLAAWATVGAVVLGTMIAFALVRYRFRARGAINSLIFLPMAMPEVVMAASLLTLFLNMGIELGFWTVLIAHIMFCLSFVVTAVKARVMSMDPRLEEAARDLYAGPTQTFLRVTLPIAAPGIAAGALLAFALSFDDFIITNFNAGSTVTFPMFVWGSAQRGTPVQINVIGTAMFVLAVLVVVAGQIITNRRKKTATA, from the coding sequence ATGCGTTGGATCCGTCGGAACCTCGTCGTCATCGCGGGCCTGCTGACGCTCGCGTACATGATCCTGCCGAACCTGGTGGTGATGGCGTTCTCCTTCAACAAGCCGAAGGGGCGCTTCAACTACTCCTGGCAGGAGTTCTCGCTCGACGCCTGGAAGGACCCCTGCGGCGTCGCCGACATGTGCGAGTCGCTCTCACTCTCCCTCCAGCTCGCCGCCTGGGCCACCGTCGGCGCCGTCGTCCTCGGCACGATGATCGCCTTCGCGCTCGTCCGCTACCGCTTCCGGGCGCGCGGTGCGATCAACTCGCTGATCTTCCTGCCGATGGCGATGCCCGAGGTCGTCATGGCCGCCTCGCTGCTCACCCTCTTCCTCAACATGGGGATCGAGCTGGGCTTCTGGACGGTCCTGATCGCCCACATCATGTTCTGTCTGTCGTTCGTCGTGACGGCGGTCAAGGCCCGGGTCATGTCCATGGACCCGCGCCTGGAGGAAGCGGCCCGCGACCTCTACGCGGGACCCACGCAGACCTTCCTGCGCGTGACCCTGCCGATCGCCGCGCCGGGCATCGCCGCCGGCGCCCTGCTCGCCTTCGCGCTCTCGTTCGACGACTTCATCATCACCAACTTCAACGCGGGCTCCACGGTGACCTTCCCCATGTTCGTCTGGGGCTCGGCACAGCGAGGAACCCCCGTTCAGATCAACGTCATCGGCACCGCGATGTTCGTCCTTGCGGTACTGGTGGTCGTGGCCGGGCAAATCATTACGAACCGGCGCAAGAAAACAGCAACGGCCTGA
- a CDS encoding NAD(P)/FAD-dependent oxidoreductase, whose protein sequence is MAPVAMRLAAQSLSDAQPVPFWLEDPGKPGALPALTGTEKCDLLVVGGGYSGLWTALLAKERDPARDVVLIEGREVGWAASGRNGGFCAASLTHGFGNGLARWPGELPKLEELGERNLDGIEETVARYSLDCDFERTGEIDVATEPYQVEELHEMYEEIDRLGLADGLELLDQDAVRAEVDSPTFLGGMWDKRGVAMVNPAKLAWELKRACLGLGVRIFENTPGLELVSVGAGMGVRTPYGKVVARRVALGTNVFPSLVKRVRSYTVPVYDYALMTEPLSPEQLASIGWKNRQGLGDSANQFHYFRITSDHRILWGGYDAIYPFGGKVSAEMDHRPETYLKLAEHFFRCFPQLEGLRFSHAWGGAIDTCSRFSAFFGTAYQGKVAYAAGFTGLGVGATRFGGDVMLDLLAGERTERTELEMVRRKPLPFPPEPIAWAGIGITKWSMARADENAGRRNLWLKVMDRVGLGFDS, encoded by the coding sequence ATGGCCCCAGTCGCCATGCGTCTCGCTGCACAATCTCTCTCCGACGCCCAGCCCGTCCCCTTCTGGCTGGAAGATCCCGGCAAGCCCGGCGCCCTGCCCGCCCTCACCGGCACCGAGAAGTGCGATCTCCTCGTCGTCGGCGGCGGCTACAGCGGACTGTGGACCGCGCTCCTCGCCAAGGAGCGCGACCCCGCCCGGGATGTCGTACTGATCGAAGGGCGCGAGGTGGGCTGGGCCGCCTCGGGCCGCAACGGAGGCTTCTGCGCCGCCTCCCTCACCCACGGCTTCGGCAACGGGCTCGCCCGCTGGCCGGGCGAGCTGCCGAAGCTGGAGGAGCTGGGCGAGCGCAACCTCGACGGCATCGAGGAGACGGTCGCCCGCTACTCCCTCGACTGCGACTTCGAGCGGACCGGCGAGATCGACGTCGCCACCGAGCCGTACCAGGTCGAGGAACTCCACGAGATGTACGAGGAGATCGACCGGCTCGGTCTCGCGGACGGCCTCGAACTCCTCGACCAGGACGCGGTCCGCGCGGAGGTGGACTCGCCGACCTTCCTCGGCGGCATGTGGGACAAGCGCGGCGTCGCCATGGTGAACCCGGCCAAGCTGGCCTGGGAACTCAAGCGGGCCTGCCTCGGCCTGGGCGTCCGGATCTTCGAGAACACCCCGGGCCTGGAGCTCGTCTCCGTCGGCGCCGGCATGGGCGTCCGCACCCCGTACGGCAAGGTCGTCGCCCGCCGGGTCGCGCTCGGCACCAACGTCTTCCCGTCGCTGGTCAAGCGCGTCCGCTCGTACACCGTCCCGGTCTACGACTACGCCCTGATGACCGAGCCGCTCAGCCCCGAGCAGCTCGCCTCGATCGGCTGGAAGAACCGGCAGGGCCTCGGCGACTCCGCCAACCAGTTCCACTACTTCCGGATCACGTCCGACCACCGCATCCTCTGGGGCGGCTACGACGCGATCTACCCCTTCGGCGGCAAGGTCAGCGCCGAGATGGACCACCGGCCCGAGACGTACCTCAAGCTGGCCGAGCACTTCTTCCGCTGCTTCCCGCAGCTGGAGGGGCTGCGCTTCAGCCACGCCTGGGGCGGCGCCATCGACACCTGCTCCCGCTTCTCCGCCTTCTTCGGTACGGCGTACCAGGGCAAGGTGGCGTACGCGGCCGGGTTCACCGGCCTCGGTGTCGGCGCCACCCGCTTCGGCGGGGACGTGATGCTCGACCTGCTCGCGGGTGAGCGCACCGAGCGCACCGAGCTGGAGATGGTCCGCCGCAAGCCGCTGCCGTTCCCGCCCGAGCCGATCGCCTGGGCCGGCATCGGCATCACCAAGTGGTCGATGGCCCGCGCCGACGAGAACGCCGGCCGGCGCAACCTGTGGCTGAAGGTCATGGACCGGGTGGGCCTCGGTTTCGACAGCTGA